The Marinitoga sp. 38H-ov genomic sequence AGGTATGGAAACTCTATTTATATCTTCCCAGTTAATGTTTGCATATATTAGTTTTTAACCTACCTATGAGGTATGGAAACAAATAAAAGCAGGCCCTACAAGACCCGCTGAAATAAAAAAGGTTTTTAACCTACCTATGAGGTATGGAAACCCATGGCCAGCATGCCTGCAAAACTACCCAAGATAAAGTTTTTAACCTACCTATGAGGTATGGAAACGTGGTGTTTGTAAACCACCCACAGTTCCTTACAAATAGGTTTTTAACCTACCTATGAGGTATGGAAACTAATAGTTCACCGTCTAATTCGCCCTTATTGTCAATTAAGTTTTTAACCTACCTATGAGGTATGGAAACTAATCATTATACAAGAACACTAACCCATTTGCTAATTTCAAGTTTTTAACCTACCTATGAGGTATGGAAACAGATAAAAAAAAGACGGCACTAAGCCGTCTTAGAATATGTTTTTAACCTACCTATGAGGTATGGAAACAGTATTTCGAATCGTTTATAACTCTTACTATATTTTGTTTTTAACCTACCTATGAGGTATGGAAACTTCTATGTTATTTACTTCATCAAATACTTTAACAATGTTTTTAACCTACCTATGAGGTATGGAAATAAAGTAGAGATATTTAATTCAGAAAAGATGAAGAGAGTCTTTAAACCTATCTATAAAGTATAAAGATAATAATAAAAAGTAATGCTGAAAAATTATTGGAAGTTTATGTATAATTTAAAAAGAAATTATCAGTAAATAGAAGTGAATATTGCAGAATATTTGTGTATCATTGTATCTAAAATAAGATGAAATGTTATATGAATTAATCAATCTTAATGAAGACTAATTAAAAATTTAGATAAACTATAAAGTATAGAATAAGTATTTTATAATAAAAATAAAACATATTATTTTTTGAATAAAATTAGTTTTGTCTATAATCAAATTGTTATATGAATTAATGTTAGTAAAAAAATAACATAGCAGCTATTGCCGCTATGTTATTTTTATAATAGATAAAATTAATTATAATAAATGCGATTAATTATAATATTCAACAATAGTTTCAACATTATCAGTAATAATAGCATCAAGATATCCATCTAAACTTTTTAAAGTTTCAATATCATTTAATGTCCATATTACTATATGAAGTCCTAATTCCATTAATTTAGAAATTAAATTCTTATAATTCTCCAAACCAAACATTTTTATACCTTCTACTGGTAAATTAATAGAATAAAAATTTAATTCATTATGAAGAGGTATAATTTGATCAACCATCTCTTTTTCCTCAATTAACAACCCTAAATCTAAATCCTTATCTAATTTTCTTAATATTCTAAGAGCATCTACATTAAAAGAAGAAAATAGCACTCTTTCTAATGCATTAAAACTTTTTACAGTATTGTATGCCATTTCAGTAGCATTAATATTTTTTATTTCAACATTAATATATGAATAATCTGGTAATTTAATAAATACTTCTTCTAAAGTTGGTATTGGCTCTCCGCCGTTTTTAATTTTCTTAATTTCTTTAGAAGTTAAATCAATAATTTTTGTATTATCTCCAGTGATTTTTTCAAAATTATCATCGTGATAAATTATCAATGCTCCATCTTTTGATAGTTGAACATCTAATTCCACACCATCTGCACCATATTCTATTGCTTTTTTGAAAGCTAAAATAGTATTTTCCGGATATTTAGCTCTATATCCTCTATGACCTAATATAACTGGACGTTCTTTTGCCACAATATCCTCTCCTTTTTTATTTTGATATATAAATTATACTATAATTTTATTAAAAAGATTATTATGTTATATTTAACTTGATTTTTGCATGAACTTTGTTGTAAAATAAAGATAAGAAAAAACAAATTAGAGGAGGAAATTTATTATGATATACAAATTAGAAGTAGAAAGAAGCAAATTAAATAATTTAATGGATATGGCATCAAAAGCAGTAGCAAAAAAAACAACAAATCCTATTTTATCTGGATTTAAATTTTCTGTTAAAGATAATGATTTACATTTATACGCTACAGATTTACAAACTGCATTTCATGGGTTAATAAAAAATATAATAGTGGAAAAAGTAGAAAATATAAATGAAGATTTGTTTGTAGAAAATATAGAAGAAGGTGCAGAAACAGAAACTTTATTTGAAGAAATTTCAGATGAAAATATAAAACCAGAATTTGTAGTAGATGCATCTTATTTTATAGATATCATTAAAAATTTAAGTTTTGAAAATATAAATATTTATTTAGAAAATAAAAATATTAAGGTTATTGCAGGAAAATCTGAATTCTTACTTCCTACTATGAATCCGGAAGAATTTCCTGAAATTGTACCAAATAAGGTAGAAGAAGGATTAATAACTTTTGATAGACAAAAGTTATTATCAATGATAGAAAAAGTAATTTTCTGTTCATTGAAGGACTCAGAAAACATGACAAGAAATTTAAATGGTGTATATTGGGATTTTAGAGAAGGTGGTTATTTAACTTTAGTAGCAGCTGATGGATATAGATTAGCATTAGCAGAATTATCAATGGATATTGTTAATACTCCACCATCATTCTTGTTATCATTAAAAAGTATGGAAGAATTATTAAATGTATTAAGAAGTTCTAAAACAGAAGAAATAGAATTATTCTTTGATGGTTCAAGGGTATTATTTTTCTTAGATGAAGAAAATATAGAAATTATTTTAAATGTAGTAGATGCTACATTTCCAGATTACGTGAGAATTATTCCTCAAGCATTTAAAACAAAAGTAATAACATCAACTGATTTATTATTAAATGTATTAAAAAGGGTATCTATAGCTGCAAAAAATGATCAAATAAAAATGGAAATTAAAGATAATATAATGGAATTAACGGCAAAATCACCTGAAGTTGGTCTTGCTGTAGAAGAATTGGAAATAGAAAAAGAAGGCGAAGATATTATGATAGCTTATTCACCTAAATATTTGAGAGAAGCAATAGATCATATTGGAACATCAGAAGTAGAATTCAATATAACAAGTGAAAGTTCTCAAACAATGATAAAACCTGTAGGTGATGATTCATATATGTATATTGTAATGCCTGTGAGGTTGAAATAGTGAGAGTAGGATTTGGTTATGACGTTCATCCATTTGAAGATAATAAAAAGTTATATATAGGTGGAGTTGAAATACCTTCTAATAAAGGATTAAAAGGACATTCTGATGGGGATGTCCTTATTCATTCTATTATTGATGCATTATTAGGTGCATTGGGGATGGAAAATATAGGTGAATTATTTCCTGAAACAGAAGAATTTAAAAATATAGATAGTAAAATCTTATTAAAAAAAACAATGGAAAAACTAAATGGCATAAAAATAATTAATATAGATTCTACCGTAGTTACTTCATATATAAAACTAAATAAGTATAAGTTAGAGATAAAAAAAACCTTAGCAGAATTAATGAATATAGATATTTCTCAAATTAATGTTAAAGGAAAATCTGGAAATGGACTGGGTATTGGTGGTAAAAACGAAGGTATTGAAGCATATGCTGTTGTTTTAATAGAATATTAATTAAACAATGAAAATAAATAATATACATGACTTTAAAGAATTAACTGTGGAGAAATGTATAGAAATACAAAATAACTTAGTTGATAAATTAGAGTTAAAAATATATGGTAAAACTCCTGAAATTGTAGCAGGAGTTGATTTATCTTTTTTGGGTGAATTTGGTATTTCTATTATTATTGTTATCGATAATAATTTTAATGAAATTGAATTAGTATATCATATTCAAAAAATAGAATTTCCCTATATACCAGGATTATTAGCTTTTAGAGAATTACCAGTTTTTATAAATGCATGGAAAAAATTAAAAACTAAACCAGATTTAGTTTTTTTTGATGGACAAGGTATTGCTCATCCAAGAAAGATGGGGATAGCAGCACATGCCTCATTTTTTATAGATCTTCCTACAATAGGAATAGCAAAATCTAGATTATACGGCAAATATATAGAACCATGCACGAAAAAAGGATGCTTTTCTTATTTATACGACACTGAAGATAACGAAATAGGAGTTGTATTAAGAACAAGAGAAAAAGTAAAACCTGTTTTTGTATCTCCAGGAAATTATATTACAGTTGATGAATCCAAAGATATAACTTTGAAATATACTACAAAGTATAAAATACCTGAACCGACTAGACTAGCTCATTATTATTCTCAAAAGATAAAAAATGAGGTGATATAATGGATATTTTGCAAGTAATGATAAAAGCTGCAAAAGAAGCGGGGGACATA encodes the following:
- a CDS encoding glycerophosphodiester phosphodiesterase family protein codes for the protein MAKERPVILGHRGYRAKYPENTILAFKKAIEYGADGVELDVQLSKDGALIIYHDDNFEKITGDNTKIIDLTSKEIKKIKNGGEPIPTLEEVFIKLPDYSYINVEIKNINATEMAYNTVKSFNALERVLFSSFNVDALRILRKLDKDLDLGLLIEEKEMVDQIIPLHNELNFYSINLPVEGIKMFGLENYKNLISKLMELGLHIVIWTLNDIETLKSLDGYLDAIITDNVETIVEYYN
- the dnaN gene encoding DNA polymerase III subunit beta, with translation MIYKLEVERSKLNNLMDMASKAVAKKTTNPILSGFKFSVKDNDLHLYATDLQTAFHGLIKNIIVEKVENINEDLFVENIEEGAETETLFEEISDENIKPEFVVDASYFIDIIKNLSFENINIYLENKNIKVIAGKSEFLLPTMNPEEFPEIVPNKVEEGLITFDRQKLLSMIEKVIFCSLKDSENMTRNLNGVYWDFREGGYLTLVAADGYRLALAELSMDIVNTPPSFLLSLKSMEELLNVLRSSKTEEIELFFDGSRVLFFLDEENIEIILNVVDATFPDYVRIIPQAFKTKVITSTDLLLNVLKRVSIAAKNDQIKMEIKDNIMELTAKSPEVGLAVEELEIEKEGEDIMIAYSPKYLREAIDHIGTSEVEFNITSESSQTMIKPVGDDSYMYIVMPVRLK
- the ispF gene encoding 2-C-methyl-D-erythritol 2,4-cyclodiphosphate synthase, with translation MVRVGFGYDVHPFEDNKKLYIGGVEIPSNKGLKGHSDGDVLIHSIIDALLGALGMENIGELFPETEEFKNIDSKILLKKTMEKLNGIKIINIDSTVVTSYIKLNKYKLEIKKTLAELMNIDISQINVKGKSGNGLGIGGKNEGIEAYAVVLIEY
- the nfi gene encoding endonuclease V — protein: MKINNIHDFKELTVEKCIEIQNNLVDKLELKIYGKTPEIVAGVDLSFLGEFGISIIIVIDNNFNEIELVYHIQKIEFPYIPGLLAFRELPVFINAWKKLKTKPDLVFFDGQGIAHPRKMGIAAHASFFIDLPTIGIAKSRLYGKYIEPCTKKGCFSYLYDTEDNEIGVVLRTREKVKPVFVSPGNYITVDESKDITLKYTTKYKIPEPTRLAHYYSQKIKNEVI